Below is a window of Geomonas oryzisoli DNA.
CACTCAAGGCAGAGCTGTCACCTCATTTCCGCATGCTGGGCGAGCCGCGCGACGTTCCCTTCGTGATACGGGAGACGCGCCGCAAGTTCCAGCACGGCATTTCCGAACTGACCGTATGGGAGCTTAAATGACGCAGAAGAAGTACGATTTCGACGAGATCATCGACCGGCGCGGCACCGCGAGCGAAAAATGGGACAAGTACCGCGGCCGCGACATCATCCCCCTGTGGGTGGCGGATATGGATTTCCGTTCGCCCCCTGCCATCATCCAGGCGCTGCACGAGCGGGTGGAGCACGGCGTGTTCGGCTATACCGCGCCGCCGGAGAGTCTGGTGCAGGCGGTGATGGACTCGTTGGAGGCGGAGTTCGACTGGCAGGTGCGCAGGGAATGGATCACCTGGCTGCCTGGGCTGGTAACCGGGCTCAACGTGAGCTGCCGTGCGGTGGGTGAGGCGGGGGACGATGTCGTCACCTTCACGCCGGTCTATCCCCCCTTCATGTCGGCGCCCCCCCTTTCCGGCCGTAACGTCATCAACGTGCCGCTTCGCTGTGACGGGAATGTATGGGGGCTGGACCTGGAGGCGCTGGAGGCCGCGGTGACACCAAGGACCAGGCAGCTTCTTTTGTGCAGCCCGCACAATCCGGTGGGGCGGGTCTGGACCCGAGATGAACTTGCGGCGCTGGACGATTTCGCGGTGCGGCACGACTTGGTCATCTGCAGCGACGAGATCCATGCCGGCCTGGTCCTGGAGCCGGGGGTGCGTCACATCCCGATCGCCACGCTCTCCCCGGAAACCAGCCGGCGCACCATCACCTTGATGGCGCCCAGCAAGACCTACAACGTGCCGGGACTCGGCTGCTCCTTCGCAGTCATCTCCGACGACACCCTGCGCCGCGCCTTCAGGAAGGCGATGGGGCGCATCGTGCCGCACGTGAATCTCTTGGGTTATACCGCCGCCGAGGCGGCCTACCGCGACGGGGAGGAGTGGCGCCGGGAACTTTTGGAATACCTGCGGGGCAACCGGGATCTGGTGGAAAAAGAGGTGACCGGGATGGGGCTAACCGTGGCGCGGGTCGAGGCGACCTACCTCTCCTGGATCGATCTGCGTGAGACGGGGATCGAGGACCCGGTGCGCTTCTTCGAGGAAGCCGGGGTCGGTCTTTCCGGGGGGAGCGACTTCGGTCTTCCCGGCTATGTGAGGCTCAATTTCGGTTGCCGGCGTGAACTGTTGCAGGAGGCGCTCGGGCGCATGCGGCTGGCGCTGGAGGGAAAAAGGGGGTAGCAGAAAGGGACAGGCTCCGTTAGGTGCCTGTCCCTCTAGCGGAACGCTCGGTTCCCCCCAACCACCTTATTCAAGCCCCTAAGGGGACAGGCACCTGGCGGAGCCTGTCCCCTCCTTCGGTGTAGGGCTGGGCAGAGCGGAAACGAATAGGGCATTACCCGAAAATCCTGTTCTCCTGTTCCCCCACCCTGATGAAGGTGGTGCGCTTGGTCAGCTCCTTGAGCGCGGCGGCTCCCACGTAGGTGCAGGCGGAACGCACCCCGCCCAGGATGTCCCGCACCGTCTCGTCGATCGGGCCGCGGTAGGGTACTTCCACCGTCTTCCCCTCCGAAGCGCGGTAATGCGCTACGCCACCGGAGTGTTTGTCCATGGCCGTAGCCGAACTCATGCCGTAGAAAAGTTTGAACTGCCGACCGCTGCGTTCAACGATCTGACCGCCGCTCTCATCGTGGCCCGCGAACATCCCTCCCAGCATGACGAAATCCGCCCCGCCGCCGAAGGCCTTGGCGACGTCCCCCGGGCAGGTGCAACCGCCATCGGACACGATTCTTCCCCCCAGCCCGTGCGCGGCATCGGCGCATTCGATCACCGCCGAAAGTTGCGGATAGCCGACCCCCGCCTTGACGCGGGTGGTGCAGACCGAACCGGGGCCGATGCCTACCTTGACGATGTCGGCACCGGATAACAGCAGTTCCTCGACCATCTCGCCGGTGACCACGTTGCCCGCCACGATGGTCTTGTCCGGAAAGCCGTCCCTCACCTTCTGCACGAATTCGACGAAGCTCTCCGCGTAGCCGTTGGCGACGTCGATGCAGATGAACTGCAGCTTGGGATGGTTGGCGATGATGGCCGAGAATTTGTCGTAGTCGCTGTCCGAGGTCCCGGTGCTGACCATGATGCGGTTGTAGATGTCGTCGCCGTGGTTGTGGTTGTCAAGCCAGGTATCCCACTCCGCCACCGTGTAGTGCTTGTGCAGCGCGGTCAGCATCCCGTGCTCGGCGAGCCGGTCCGCCACCTCGAAGGTGCCTGTGGTGTCCATATTGGCGGCGATCACCGGGATGCCGCTCCAATCGTACTTGCTGTGCAGGAACCTGAAGTGTCGCTGCAGGTCGACCTGGGCCCTGCTCTTCAGGTTCGACCGCTTGGGTCTGATGAGTACGTCGCTGAACCCCAGCTTTATGTCGCTTTCCAGGAACATGTCGTATCCTCCGTTAGGGTTTCCCTTTCTCTCAGGATCTGCCATACCACTGACACAGCCAGTAAAGAGAGTACCGGAAATCGATAGGTCCACAAGGTGTATGTGATTCCGCGCGCTTGGTTGAGTTTGACCCGGCGCTGTGCTAGAGTGCGCGGCGGAGGAGCGTATACAATGGTCGATGCACGTCAGCGCCGCCAGCGCTGGTTGATATTTTTCATCCTGTCCCTGATCTACATCCTGGTTTACTTCTATCGCGTATCGCTCGCCGTCGTCGCCAAGGACGTCTCGCGCGACCTGCACCTCACTCCGGCGCAACTGGGCTCGCTCTCCAGCATCCTCTTCTACGTGTATGCGGCGGCGCAGATCCCGCTGGGGCCGATGATCGACCGGCTGGGGAGCCGCGTGGTGATCAGCGGCTGCGGCGTGTTGACCGCCATCGGGGGGATCCTCTTCTCGCAGGCGGGAAACATGGGGCAGGCGCTGGCAGCGCGCATCCTCATCGGCATCGGGACCGCGTCGGTGTTGATGGCGACCTTCAGCCTTTTCAGCCACTGGTTTACCAGGCAGGAATTCGGCAAGGTTTCCGGGCTGATGGTCGCGGTCGGGAACATGGGTAACCTGGCCGGGACCGCACCGTTGGCATTGGCGGTGGCGTGGATCGGATGGCGCAACTCGTTTCTTGCTATCGGAGTGATGCAGGCTGTCGCCACCGTGCTGG
It encodes the following:
- a CDS encoding GMP reductase is translated as MFLESDIKLGFSDVLIRPKRSNLKSRAQVDLQRHFRFLHSKYDWSGIPVIAANMDTTGTFEVADRLAEHGMLTALHKHYTVAEWDTWLDNHNHGDDIYNRIMVSTGTSDSDYDKFSAIIANHPKLQFICIDVANGYAESFVEFVQKVRDGFPDKTIVAGNVVTGEMVEELLLSGADIVKVGIGPGSVCTTRVKAGVGYPQLSAVIECADAAHGLGGRIVSDGGCTCPGDVAKAFGGGADFVMLGGMFAGHDESGGQIVERSGRQFKLFYGMSSATAMDKHSGGVAHYRASEGKTVEVPYRGPIDETVRDILGGVRSACTYVGAAALKELTKRTTFIRVGEQENRIFG
- a CDS encoding MalY/PatB family protein, which gives rise to MTQKKYDFDEIIDRRGTASEKWDKYRGRDIIPLWVADMDFRSPPAIIQALHERVEHGVFGYTAPPESLVQAVMDSLEAEFDWQVRREWITWLPGLVTGLNVSCRAVGEAGDDVVTFTPVYPPFMSAPPLSGRNVINVPLRCDGNVWGLDLEALEAAVTPRTRQLLLCSPHNPVGRVWTRDELAALDDFAVRHDLVICSDEIHAGLVLEPGVRHIPIATLSPETSRRTITLMAPSKTYNVPGLGCSFAVISDDTLRRAFRKAMGRIVPHVNLLGYTAAEAAYRDGEEWRRELLEYLRGNRDLVEKEVTGMGLTVARVEATYLSWIDLRETGIEDPVRFFEEAGVGLSGGSDFGLPGYVRLNFGCRRELLQEALGRMRLALEGKRG